One window of the Scyliorhinus torazame isolate Kashiwa2021f chromosome 24, sScyTor2.1, whole genome shotgun sequence genome contains the following:
- the LOC140400030 gene encoding histone H2B-like, with the protein MADEKKPTSKPASKKGAKKVIKKPAVKGGKKRRRSRKESYSIYIYKVMKQVHPDTGISSKAMSIMNSFVSDIFERIAGEASRLAHYNKRSTISSREIQTAVRLLLPGELAKHAVSEGTKAVTKYTSSK; encoded by the coding sequence atggctgacgagaagaaaccaacatcgaaaccagcttccaagaagggagccaagaaagtcattaagaaaccggcagtaaagggcggcaagaagcggcgacggtcgaggaaggagagttactccatctacatctacaaagtgatgaagcaggttcaccccgacaccggcatctcatccaaggccatgagcatcatgaactcgttcgtcagcgatattttcgagcgcatcgcgggtgaggcttcccgcctggcccattacaacaagcgcagcaccatcagctcccgggagatccagaccgccgtgcgcctgctgctgcccggggaactggccaagcacgccgtgtcggaagggacaaaggcggtgaccaagtacaccagctccaagtaa